In a single window of the Coffea eugenioides isolate CCC68of chromosome 3, Ceug_1.0, whole genome shotgun sequence genome:
- the LOC113766401 gene encoding replication protein A 70 kDa DNA-binding subunit B-like, with product MNSSHKLLNQLTVGFDSKKIKVRVTRMWDAINTNTGDVFALEMVLLDENDNHMVAIVPKNLVQRFRPQLLEGDVYILEKFRVTPRKQSWNVVHNEHNIYFTYTTLVKKLDGRMSSIKFHKFEFIDFNDLSSRCQVFTFLSGMTGESINVTLWGTTSNQFNDENILVSDQPLVLVISSVTVKQFRDKIVISIDITAPQTIEVLHPPKTREAIQQLMFKNRKFLSEIYQIMAGVQTEELVYTSKVTILKVDFNSQLHYKAYPKCQRKVTLEGSNFVCNACNQNVEYLKLRYMLKVLASDATGSAWFVIFDQEAERIIEHKLSFVLEEFNKEGFSNEIVSSIINKITWKPFVFQIKLNNYNLEQGSNRFTVTRWFHCDFERETNFMLSQIGGTNNQYQPEVFSSQIPISTPDDSNQEHFNTLHMNNSSEGSTKITEEGNPHKKICMRSDNEKSINADLHEQIEENVQTEEKSKQVPEE from the exons ATGAATTCAAGCCACAAGCTCTTGAATCAGttgactgtgggatttgattcgAAGAAAATCAAGGTTAGAGTGACGCGCATGTGGGATGCCATTAACACAAATACTGGTGATGTGTTTGCTCTTGAAATGGTACTACTCGATGAAAAT GATAATCATATGGTGGCTATTGTACCAAAAAATTTGGTACAAAGGTTTCGACCACAACTACTTGAGGGGGATGTCTATATTTTGGAGAAATTTAGAGTGACACCAAGAAAACAATCTTGGAATGTTGTGCACAATGAGCATAATATTTATTTCACTTATACAACTCTGGTGAAAAAGCTTGATGGTCGAATGAGTTCAataaaatttcacaaatttGAATTCATCGATTTCAATGACCTCTCTTCACGATGTCAAGTTTTTACATTCTTATCAGGTATGAC TGGTGAAAGCATTAATGTCACATTATGGGGAACAACATCGAATCAGTTCAATGATGAGAATATTTTGGTGTCTGATCAACCATTAGTGTTGGTGATCTCTTCAGTGACAGTTAAACAATTCAGAG ATAAAATTGTTATTAGCATTGATATCACTGCTCCTCAAACTATTGAGGTTTTACATCCTCCAAAAACGCGAGAAGCTATACAGCAACTAATGTTCAAGAATCGAAAATTTTTATCAGAGATATATCAGATAATGGCCGGTGTTCAAACAGAG GAATTGGTTTACACTTCCAAAGTGACAATTCTGAAAGTTGATTTCAATAGTCAACTGCACTACAAAGCATATCCAAAATGTCAGAGAAAAGTGACATTAGAAGGATCTAATTTTGTGTGCAATGCTTGCAATCAAAATGTGGAGTATCTTAAATTGAG GTATATGTTAAAAGTCTTGGCAAGTGATGCAACCGGTAGTGCttggtttgttatatttgatcAAGAGGCTGAAAGAATAATAGAACACaaactttcttttgttcttgaagaATTTAACAAG gaaGGATTTAGCAATGAAATCGTGTCATCAATTATAAATAAGATCACATGGAAACCTTTTGTGTTCCAAATCAAGTTGAACAATTACAATTTGGAACAAGGTAGTAATAGATTTACAGTGACTAGATGGTTCCACTGTGATTTCGAGAGGGAAACAAATTTCATGCTTTCACAG ATTGGTGGAACCAACAACCAATACCAACCTGAAGTATTTTCTTCCCAGATCCCAATTAGTACACCAGATGATTCTAATCAAGAGCATTTCAATACACTTCATATGAATAATTCATCAGAGGGTTCAACAAAAATCACAGAAGAAGGGAATCCTCATAAAAAGATTTGCATGAGAAG TGATAAtgaaaaatcaataaatgctgaTTTGCACGAACAAATCGAGGAGAATGTTCAAACAgaagaaaaatcaaaacaagTTCCTGAAGAATAG